A DNA window from Ensifer sp. WSM1721 contains the following coding sequences:
- a CDS encoding glycosyltransferase, giving the protein MSASTETPDLIAVAMPLYGHAALVLEAIESVLASTVSTCRIAIVVSVDGDPRQETFDQLLLYAAAHPAVHVLFGANAGPGGARNRAIDYVLENLPEARAVYFLDADNRVLPGTIETLYGQLAESGCGWVYTNIDTFSVSWRAHYGNRYSRLVHCITDNICDTGSMISVDVFRAGVRFNDDRQNGFEDWEFWLSCIEHGFVGTPCHDTTFEYRLRAESRFKEANRDRAASVSFLRKRHRALFQRPMLVDFEHEECPRYLFARTEDAAISFFTDPTKPPKRLRLDDIIPAFWASIGEPDNVHFPPFLVAGSGATLDLLLRSRMLPNVLSHLERLSDKANVVFVQLGNDAAQRKIEPVFHEAGAHVGHADLIFLSTSLVRDVIHNNALDWFASIGNQQVWPTSAVLKVRFPFPRTLPRRSLITPQQVMINCVNAIATSPLRRTAGRRWTWRPARLVPYSELHKALRHELGGSPVLPLGHSEGAKRTAALLVPNASFGGAEKVVYAAARELKAAGYETHLFVLGTSRMDVIDEFDQSFDYIHFWDQGIPAWGGSGSFLGQDFIAEGHEVDWAALKGQLSGFDLIINNHVMAVHPLIARLRSEGSRTACYLHVVDNTYFKRPAGQPFAAIAHEHCYDAFLTCSEQLKIYLHSFGVPHEKVFAVPNGASFSVPPKVLAEVLSVRRIERKDDRLRVLYMGRLDQQKGIDRLAAAIAELRASGVPFDARAIGGEILADATISWTDRLRDLGVEVRPPVFASKDLIKALGWADVLLMPSRWEGAPLMIAEAQQLGCVPIATAVGAVDELITDGEDGILIDASADPQVVRDMAKVIEEVAHNRQKLAPLMEGCLRTAARRSWTSSFSEFLGWCDRSVNNSSLSRAKVIRGRETSNPEVAAVG; this is encoded by the coding sequence ATGTCCGCTAGCACGGAAACTCCGGATCTGATCGCCGTCGCCATGCCGCTTTACGGCCATGCCGCACTCGTCCTGGAGGCGATCGAGTCCGTGCTCGCCTCCACTGTTTCGACGTGCAGGATTGCGATCGTCGTTTCCGTGGACGGCGATCCGCGACAGGAGACCTTCGATCAGTTGCTCCTCTATGCCGCCGCCCATCCAGCGGTTCATGTGCTCTTCGGAGCAAACGCCGGACCGGGCGGGGCGCGCAACCGCGCGATCGATTATGTGCTCGAAAACCTGCCGGAAGCGCGCGCCGTCTATTTTCTCGACGCCGACAATCGCGTCCTGCCCGGCACGATCGAAACGCTTTACGGGCAGCTCGCCGAGAGCGGCTGCGGCTGGGTCTACACCAATATAGACACTTTCTCGGTGAGCTGGCGCGCCCATTACGGCAATCGCTATTCGCGGCTCGTCCACTGCATCACGGACAATATCTGCGACACGGGCTCGATGATCTCGGTCGACGTGTTCCGGGCAGGTGTCCGCTTTAACGACGATAGGCAGAACGGCTTCGAGGACTGGGAATTCTGGCTGTCGTGCATCGAACACGGCTTCGTCGGCACGCCGTGCCACGACACGACCTTCGAATACCGGCTTCGGGCGGAGAGCCGATTCAAGGAGGCGAACCGGGACCGTGCCGCCTCGGTAAGCTTCCTCAGAAAGCGCCATCGGGCTCTGTTCCAGCGTCCTATGCTCGTCGATTTCGAGCATGAGGAATGCCCCCGTTATCTCTTCGCGCGAACGGAAGATGCGGCCATTTCGTTCTTTACCGACCCCACCAAGCCGCCGAAGAGGCTTCGTCTCGACGATATCATTCCGGCGTTCTGGGCAAGCATCGGCGAGCCCGATAACGTCCACTTCCCGCCCTTCCTGGTGGCCGGAAGCGGCGCGACGCTCGACCTGCTTCTGCGCTCCCGCATGCTGCCGAACGTGCTCTCGCATCTCGAGCGCCTGAGCGACAAGGCCAACGTCGTTTTCGTCCAGCTCGGCAACGATGCCGCACAGCGCAAGATCGAGCCGGTCTTCCATGAGGCCGGGGCGCATGTGGGGCATGCCGATCTCATCTTCCTGTCGACCTCGCTCGTGCGCGACGTGATCCACAACAACGCCCTCGATTGGTTCGCCTCGATCGGCAACCAGCAGGTCTGGCCCACATCGGCCGTGCTCAAGGTGCGCTTCCCGTTCCCGCGAACGCTGCCGCGCCGCTCGCTCATCACGCCTCAGCAGGTGATGATCAATTGCGTCAACGCCATCGCGACGAGCCCGCTCAGACGCACAGCCGGCAGGCGCTGGACCTGGCGCCCGGCGCGGCTGGTGCCCTATTCGGAGCTCCACAAGGCGCTCCGCCACGAGCTCGGCGGCTCGCCCGTCCTGCCGCTCGGCCATAGCGAGGGGGCCAAGCGAACGGCGGCGCTGCTCGTTCCCAACGCCTCCTTTGGCGGCGCCGAGAAGGTTGTCTACGCGGCGGCGCGCGAACTGAAGGCGGCCGGATACGAGACCCATCTGTTCGTGCTCGGGACGTCCAGAATGGACGTGATAGACGAGTTCGACCAAAGCTTCGACTACATTCACTTCTGGGATCAGGGCATCCCCGCCTGGGGCGGCTCGGGCTCCTTCCTCGGACAGGACTTCATTGCCGAGGGCCATGAGGTCGACTGGGCGGCGCTCAAAGGTCAATTGTCCGGCTTCGACCTCATCATCAATAATCATGTCATGGCGGTGCACCCGCTCATCGCCCGGCTGCGCTCCGAAGGCTCACGCACGGCGTGCTATCTCCACGTCGTGGACAATACGTATTTCAAGCGGCCTGCCGGCCAGCCCTTTGCCGCGATTGCCCATGAGCATTGCTACGACGCTTTCCTCACCTGCTCGGAGCAGCTCAAGATCTACCTACACAGCTTCGGCGTGCCGCATGAGAAGGTCTTCGCCGTTCCTAACGGCGCGAGCTTTTCCGTGCCGCCGAAAGTGCTTGCCGAGGTCCTGTCGGTTAGGCGGATCGAGCGCAAGGACGACCGGCTTCGCGTCCTCTACATGGGCCGGCTCGATCAGCAGAAAGGTATCGACCGGCTGGCGGCAGCGATCGCCGAGCTGCGCGCCTCGGGCGTGCCGTTCGACGCACGCGCCATCGGCGGCGAGATCCTCGCGGATGCCACCATTTCGTGGACGGATCGGCTGAGGGACCTCGGGGTCGAGGTGCGGCCGCCCGTCTTTGCAAGCAAGGATCTGATCAAGGCGCTCGGCTGGGCCGATGTGCTCCTCATGCCCTCGCGCTGGGAGGGCGCTCCCCTGATGATCGCAGAGGCGCAGCAGCTCGGCTGCGTTCCCATCGCCACCGCCGTCGGCGCCGTCGACGAGCTCATAACGGATGGGGAGGACGGCATCCTGATCGACGCCTCCGCCGATCCGCAGGTGGTGCGGGACATGGCGAAGGTCATCGAAGAGGTGGCCCATAATCGCCAGAAGCTCGCACCGCTGATGGAGGGATGCTTGAGAACGGCGGCCCGCCGCTCGTGGACATCCTCCTTTTCGGAGTTCCTCGGCTGGTGCGACCGCTCAGTGAACAATTCATCGCTCTCGCGCGCCAAGGTCATTCGCGGCCGCGAGACATCCAATCCCGAAGTTGCGGCAGTGGGCTGA
- a CDS encoding polysaccharide pyruvyl transferase family protein, producing the protein MRPRILVTGIPGHYTRLANGAHGLSVSYSERQKQPETKEEFLQELRNISNTGNYLIGEGALRAIAPHAKQVPFWHLYNCSKNGVGLEEFNANFDICVFTCANLLRKGLSADAEAEVLGKLKMPIVMLGIGLQNRRDLENSLPEGTKRLLDVLKEREHYFLTRGFETAGFLKDQGFSYVQPTGCPSIYFIPHNMRASLKKLPKVEVGKARTIFSGYLGANHDCIVDAAALAPEGSRPQYVIQDEFLHFDMTVEANGDGRVYDSASGSMLGELSYPGTERLKTPFDVRTFFDTNQWRAWASSMDFNFGRRFHGSIIAMQAGVPSLMVAVDDRMREMLGYTGLPAIDVVDVDKAENRAEFVADHLAGLNASELVDRYSDRERTFRSALREIGIGH; encoded by the coding sequence ATGCGTCCAAGAATCCTCGTGACGGGAATTCCTGGTCATTACACGCGCCTTGCGAACGGCGCCCACGGCTTGTCGGTTTCCTATTCGGAGCGGCAGAAACAGCCCGAGACGAAGGAGGAGTTTCTTCAGGAGCTTCGCAACATCAGCAATACCGGAAACTACCTGATCGGCGAGGGGGCGTTGCGCGCGATCGCGCCGCACGCCAAGCAGGTGCCGTTCTGGCACCTCTACAATTGCAGCAAGAACGGAGTGGGGCTCGAGGAATTCAACGCGAACTTCGATATCTGCGTCTTCACCTGCGCCAATCTGCTGCGCAAGGGCCTCTCCGCGGACGCCGAGGCGGAAGTGTTGGGCAAACTCAAGATGCCGATCGTCATGCTCGGTATCGGCCTCCAGAACCGCCGGGATCTCGAAAACAGCCTGCCGGAGGGGACGAAGCGCCTCCTCGACGTGCTGAAGGAGCGTGAGCACTATTTCCTGACGCGCGGATTCGAGACGGCGGGCTTCCTCAAGGACCAGGGCTTTTCCTACGTCCAGCCGACCGGCTGCCCGTCCATCTATTTCATACCGCACAACATGCGCGCATCGCTGAAGAAGCTGCCGAAAGTCGAGGTGGGCAAGGCGCGCACCATCTTCTCCGGCTATCTCGGCGCAAACCACGATTGCATCGTCGACGCCGCGGCGCTGGCGCCTGAGGGTTCGCGCCCCCAATACGTGATCCAGGACGAGTTCCTCCACTTCGACATGACGGTGGAGGCGAATGGCGACGGGCGCGTCTATGATTCCGCCTCCGGCAGCATGCTCGGCGAGCTCAGCTATCCCGGTACCGAGCGGCTGAAAACGCCATTCGACGTTCGCACCTTCTTCGACACGAACCAGTGGCGCGCCTGGGCCTCGTCCATGGACTTCAACTTCGGCCGGCGTTTCCACGGCTCAATCATTGCCATGCAGGCAGGCGTGCCGAGCCTGATGGTGGCGGTCGATGACCGAATGCGCGAGATGTTGGGCTACACGGGCCTGCCGGCAATCGATGTCGTTGACGTCGACAAGGCGGAAAACAGGGCCGAATTCGTTGCCGATCATCTGGCCGGGCTGAATGCGTCGGAGCTCGTCGACAGGTATTCCGATCGCGAGCGCACGTTCCGCTCCGCGCTTCGCGAGATCGGCATCGGACATTAG
- a CDS encoding polysaccharide pyruvyl transferase family protein, whose product MRILLTGIPSYLQRTVAGVIGAEVRHRPYFDEVRTKKDLIDQVRKIANTGNYLIGEGAAHALRGHDVTYVPFWHLANSRNSDEVYEHLHQQFDICVFASANLLRPGYSAALEAEVFGKLKMPVVVMGIGIQRREGLKESLPAGTLKFLDVLRNKESFFLTRGYFTAEFLREQGMKFVKPTGCPSLFFAPNEMKRSLTALANPELASAQKIAFGGYLGSVADTIVDAHALLKPDSVASYVVQDEVVAYNLALPVEDDVHVYDRASGRITGQTEYKHSEKWQRKHELLVFFDTNQWRGWVSSRDLCFGRRFHGCVIGMQAGVPSLMIAVDDRMREMLEFIGFPYIEAAIWNREADRRTYLANFLANIDSQAVIDRYSACESNFRSALAHVGL is encoded by the coding sequence ATGCGTATCTTGCTTACAGGAATCCCTTCATATCTGCAGCGCACCGTCGCGGGCGTAATCGGGGCGGAGGTCCGCCACAGGCCCTATTTCGACGAGGTCAGGACCAAGAAGGACCTGATCGATCAGGTCAGGAAAATCGCCAATACCGGCAATTACCTGATCGGCGAAGGTGCGGCTCACGCCCTGCGGGGGCATGACGTCACCTACGTGCCCTTCTGGCATCTCGCCAACAGCCGCAACTCGGACGAGGTCTATGAGCACCTCCATCAGCAGTTCGACATCTGCGTCTTCGCCTCGGCCAATCTCCTGCGCCCCGGCTACTCGGCCGCTCTCGAGGCGGAGGTGTTCGGCAAGCTGAAGATGCCCGTCGTGGTCATGGGTATCGGCATCCAGCGCAGAGAGGGGCTCAAGGAAAGTCTGCCGGCGGGAACCCTCAAATTCCTGGACGTGCTCAGAAACAAGGAGAGCTTCTTTCTCACCCGCGGCTATTTCACCGCCGAGTTCCTCAGGGAGCAGGGCATGAAGTTCGTGAAGCCGACGGGTTGCCCCTCGCTTTTCTTTGCACCGAACGAGATGAAGCGTTCACTGACAGCGCTCGCCAATCCGGAGCTGGCGTCGGCGCAGAAGATCGCCTTCGGCGGCTATCTCGGCAGCGTCGCCGATACGATCGTCGATGCCCACGCGCTGCTGAAGCCGGATAGTGTCGCAAGCTATGTCGTCCAGGACGAAGTGGTCGCATACAATCTCGCCCTGCCCGTCGAGGATGACGTCCATGTTTACGACCGGGCAAGCGGGCGCATCACCGGCCAGACCGAATACAAGCATTCGGAGAAATGGCAGAGGAAGCACGAGCTCCTGGTCTTCTTCGACACCAACCAGTGGCGCGGCTGGGTCTCGTCGCGGGATCTCTGCTTCGGTCGTCGGTTCCATGGTTGCGTCATCGGCATGCAGGCGGGCGTACCTTCGCTGATGATTGCCGTCGACGATCGCATGCGGGAAATGCTGGAGTTCATCGGCTTCCCCTATATCGAAGCGGCGATCTGGAACCGGGAGGCGGACAGAAGAACCTATCTCGCGAATTTCCTTGCCAATATCGACTCGCAGGCCGTTATCGATCGCTACTCGGCCTGCGAGTCCAACTTCCGCAGCGCTCTCGCGCATGTGGGCCTCTAG
- the rfbA gene encoding glucose-1-phosphate thymidylyltransferase RfbA — MKGIILAGGKGTRLYPVTISVSKQLLPVHDKPMIYYPLGTLMLAGIREILVITMPRDRPLFEELLGDGSELGLAISYAEQPEPNGLAEAFIIGRNFIGDGNVALILGDNIFYGAGLPELCREAAARESGATIFAHQVDDPQRYGVVSFNSRTGQAETIEEKPERPRSSWAVTGLYFYKNDVLDVAASIRPSARGELEITDVNRAYLEQGDLHVCRLGRGYAWLDTGTHDSLHDAASFVRTIEHRQGVKVMCPEEIAFELGYVSADQVLARAALLGKNEYAVYLRRRIRELADA; from the coding sequence ATGAAGGGTATCATTCTTGCAGGCGGCAAGGGGACGAGGCTTTACCCCGTCACGATCTCGGTTTCGAAGCAATTGCTTCCCGTACACGACAAGCCGATGATCTATTACCCGCTCGGCACGCTCATGCTGGCCGGAATTCGTGAGATCCTGGTGATCACCATGCCAAGGGACAGGCCGCTCTTCGAAGAGCTGCTCGGCGACGGCAGCGAACTCGGGCTCGCTATCTCCTATGCGGAGCAGCCCGAGCCCAATGGACTCGCTGAGGCCTTTATCATCGGCCGGAACTTTATTGGCGACGGTAACGTCGCCCTGATCCTCGGCGACAATATCTTCTATGGCGCGGGGCTGCCCGAGCTATGCCGAGAGGCCGCGGCGCGGGAAAGCGGCGCCACGATCTTCGCCCATCAGGTGGACGACCCGCAGCGTTACGGCGTCGTCAGTTTCAACAGCCGCACCGGGCAGGCGGAGACGATCGAAGAAAAACCGGAGCGGCCGAGGTCGAGCTGGGCGGTCACGGGGCTCTATTTCTACAAGAACGACGTGCTCGACGTCGCCGCCTCGATCAGGCCGTCCGCCCGCGGCGAACTGGAGATCACGGATGTCAACCGTGCCTATCTCGAGCAGGGAGACCTCCATGTTTGCCGGCTCGGACGGGGCTATGCCTGGCTCGATACCGGGACGCATGACAGCCTGCATGATGCCGCCTCCTTCGTGCGCACCATCGAGCACCGCCAGGGCGTCAAGGTCATGTGCCCGGAGGAGATCGCCTTCGAACTCGGCTATGTCTCGGCCGACCAGGTGCTCGCCCGCGCTGCCCTCCTCGGAAAGAATGAATATGCCGTCTATCTCCGGCGGCGCATCAGGGAGCTTGCCGATGCTTGA
- the rfbC gene encoding dTDP-4-dehydrorhamnose 3,5-epimerase has translation MLEIKSLGLDGVVEIVPRKLIDERGFFSETYNAAKLSSHGFDLSFVQDNHSYSAAAGTLRGLHYQLPPRAQAKLVRVVRGRVFDVAVDIRKGSPTFAQWVGLELSAERWNQILVPVGFAHGFLTLEPETEVVYKVSEHYSAEHDRAIRFDDPQIGIQWPLDAGGLHLSTKDRNAPLLTDATLFDLSV, from the coding sequence ATGCTTGAGATCAAATCCCTCGGCCTCGACGGTGTCGTGGAGATCGTCCCGCGCAAGCTCATCGACGAGCGAGGCTTCTTTTCAGAAACCTACAATGCGGCGAAGCTCTCGTCGCACGGTTTCGATCTGAGCTTTGTGCAGGACAATCATTCCTATTCCGCGGCAGCGGGGACGCTGCGCGGCCTGCATTACCAGCTTCCGCCGCGGGCGCAGGCAAAGCTCGTGCGCGTCGTCCGGGGACGGGTATTCGATGTCGCGGTCGACATTCGCAAGGGGTCGCCGACCTTCGCGCAATGGGTCGGACTCGAGCTCTCGGCCGAACGATGGAACCAGATACTGGTGCCCGTGGGATTCGCCCACGGCTTCCTCACTCTCGAACCGGAGACGGAGGTTGTCTATAAGGTGAGCGAGCACTACTCCGCCGAACATGATCGAGCGATCCGCTTCGATGATCCGCAGATCGGAATTCAGTGGCCTCTTGATGCCGGCGGTTTGCATCTGTCCACGAAGGACCGGAATGCGCCCCTGCTCACCGACGCCACACTTTTCGACCTCTCGGTGTAG